One Nicotiana tabacum cultivar K326 chromosome 23, ASM71507v2, whole genome shotgun sequence genomic window, TGGTTTATATGTATATTTCCTACATCTCACTTGGCAATAACTCAATGCAAGTTATTAGCTCAAATTCTATTCTGTCAACTCACTGGAATTCACTTACAGGAAACGCCTCAGCCTTGCAGCAAAGCAAACCTTAATGGAAGTCAAGGTTCGTCATCTGTAATTAAGCTGCATAGAAGTCATCAGTCTAAGAAGGTTGTGGAAAAAAGGCCAATTGAGATTGTAGAGCTGTTGAACAACAACCATGAAAGGAGTCTTCCCCAGACCAGAAGTAATTTAATGACTGAAAGAAATGACAATGGAGCAGTTACAAGGTTAAATCCTGGTTTAATCGGTATTTATCCAGGTCATGCAAATGTAAATGCTGATGTTGGAGTATGCAGAGGCTATATCCCCCACTTATCCAATGGTAAAGTGAATAGCACTGAGATGACTCAAGTTCAGGAGCCACAGTTCAAACTGTTCGGCAATTTAACACAAAGTCAGCGGAAACCATCAAATAGAGGGCAAGTTTCTGCTCCTGTTCCCATCAGATGGGGGTTGCAACATGGTGAAGGATCAAAACCTGGATGGTTTCCCATTAGGCAGAGCATATTATTTGGACATGCTAATCCACAAAAATACCTCAATCTGAAAGGGAGGACTATCAGTGACATAAAGAGTATGGATTCTGAAACCATACCAGGAAACGCGGAGCACATCACCAAAGGTATGGAGTCTTCAAATCCTTATTCTAGTGAGACCATACCAGCATTGCAGTTACTCGGTCGTGTGGATCAAACAACTCCATTAACTCCTGCTTTCAATGTGGGCACAAACAAACATCAAGAGAAATCTTTCTCTGATCACCCGCGGATTTACATGGATGGAAACCAAAGTATTCACAATGGTGGTTATACTGCTGGTTATAGCTCACAACAACCTTTTCCGTACTTAAATGGTAAGCTTCAATTCCTTTCAAATTCATATGCAATTTTACATCCTGTAACTGCGATCGGTCCATTTACTGTTTCATGTAAATGGAAGATATTCTAACAGGATGTTAATTTACAGATCAAGTATCTCATGCACCTGTGCAACTTGGCGGAAGAAATTTGCAGCAATCTGTGTCTTCAAGTGGCCTCTGGCGGACCACTCAAGAATCTGGTCCTGGAAATAATGTTTCAAGAGGAGTTGTTGGTACATCAAGTTCAATGGTGCATTCGTTGCAGAGTGAAAATGCTTCCAGGTCATTAGACAGCATAACTGTATTGCCTATCTCTATTATTCCAAAAAACAATCCTCCTTGCCTTTTAAATCAAAACCCTGCTGAAATTGCTCTCGCTGATAATGAAAAGTATCTCAGAACTGCAGAGGATCAGAACATTAGGAATAAGTGCTCATCGCCACAGAAATCTTGAGCTGTTCGTTTGGATGGGCGAAagcagcagaagagaaaaaaCCGACCAGGGAGAATGCCTCTAGAATGCCGCCGAGCACAATGAATGATATCAGCATTCCTGCTTAGCTattaaatatttttccttttgatTTTTGAGAATGTTGGACAAGATTACTGCTTGATTTCTGAGCATATGTTTTTATTTGTTATATCTTTACCTGGTGAATCAATAGCATAATGAGaaacatttaataaatttaacgcgataaagttttatttttttgatagaGTCTTGATACTGATTTAAGAAACTGAAGCTCTTTGATTCCAGATTTTGATCCAGCAATTATCAGTGCTAGAAACTtgtgttttattattattgtgattCTGTTGTGATAATCAAGCTTGAAATATTATGTTGCTATGTTTTAAACATATTGAGCAGACAGTTTATGAGATAAATCAGCTTTGATCTTCTACTTTACACCGGTAACTTATAATTTTCAGAAATATTAAATGTCCTTTtctaaaattttaggtcaatttgAGTACCTTGTATAACATGAATTTGACTCCTTCCCCTTTTataattttccaaaatttttaaaattttctttgcaCTCATCGAATAGTTAATTAACTAATTTTGGCAAAAGGTAGATGGTACAAGGATTCCGATTGTTACTTCCTGAATTATCTCATCCCTAAATATGTGCTAAACTAGATATTGCAAATAAGTCATGGATTCAGGAAATATGTGCTAAACTAGTTTGGTTTTAATTACAGGATTTTTCCTACTTATGATAAAATCTCTTttcatttaagaaaataaaaaagaatcctAGAATAGTTAATTGCTTTCTCGTGGTATAGCTATAGTTTTCTCTACTAAATTGCTCCCTTTAAATTATGCAGAATCTAGCATAAGAAAGCCAAAATTTTATAAAGTCTCTAATCTCCAACTcaccttattttttttaaaaagaaaattcaaactaAATTTTCACATATTATTTTATGTCTTATATATTTTAGTGTAAAAGAAGAATGATCAACCACTCCAAGATACAAGTTAGAATCTTCGAGATAATCGAATATCCTTATATTTATCTAAATTGCAAAAAATGTAACTTTCCATACAAATTTTgtagaagaaaaagagaaattagTTTTTTCATGCGGtcaattttgaattatttaaaattttgaggCAAATATGCACGAAATGATTTTTTAGgaaaaaattgagatttaaagaataaagaaaacttGAAAAATTAACTGGTGATTATTATATGGGCAAATATATAAACAGCCACTTAAGGTTTGACACCAATTTTTCATTTGGCATTTCAACTAATCCTTACATATTATACACTTAAACACCCTTTCAAATGTGCCTATTGAACACTTGggtctcttttatttatttatttatttattttaatctcACCATCATGGTGGGTTTAGGCTGACCCTAACCAATATATTAGAATCCAAAAAGGGAATACATGGAGATGGGGGACATAAAACCTTACCTCTCCTTCTACAACAAGTACGATAGATATTCCTAACCGTAAAATTAGCAAAAAATTACATGATATAAGGTCATTCCCATATTGATCACCAAATAAATAAGTTGGTTCTAGCATCGGAATAATTAGGAATAAATAGTTAAGCTTCCAAAAAAAGAGGGAGCACAACTCCATATTACCGATGTGTAAAAACATAGCTTCAGGAAGTTTCATTCTTGTGCTTTTTCCTAATTCTGAAATTAGGTATTTGATTTTGATCCATTTTGGAGCATCCTCTAGCCTTCTTAGGGAGGTCTTTCCATTCATCCAACAAGACAGTAGTACCATCTAATAAGTTGCTCCCAGTTTTTGCTAGAACATCTGCCACAGTATTTGCTTTTCTAAAGCAGTGTTAAATTTTGAAATGATGGGATTGTAGACCTTGTTTAATCTCCTCCACCCATTAAGCTAATTCCCATGGAATAACATTTATGTCAGTTAGAATATTTACAACAAGCAATGAGtccatttcaaaaataatattactGTGAGCTTGTTGATTGCACCAATTAACTACAAACAGGGCTGCTTGCACCTCAACTTGATTGTTAGTGCAAAAATAGAGTTTTTTAGCAAATGtcataatcaaatctccatttcTATCCCTCACAATACCTCCAATACCAGCAGTTTAGTTAGCTGAGTTACTACTACCATCTGTATTAACTTTTAACCAATTAAGTGGAGGTTTTTTCCAACTAACTGGTACAATAGTTAACATAGGTCTGGTGCTCTCTAGAGCATTACATAAGGTATGCCAGTTTCATTTTATGTCAATTGGAGCACCAATCTTCTTTAAATGGATTTTCAGATGAAAAAGAATTTTCTCACAAATTCTTTCCACATGAGGAAATTCTCTTCCAAATCTAGCTTCACATCTAGCTTTCCAAATTTTCCAACATATATAAACCGGAGCAAAATGTCTCAGAGCTCTAATAtagaaattagaaaaattgaaATTGTTCCAGGTAAAAAATCTTATTCGTAGAGTGGGAGAGTCTGATATGAATCCCAAAGCTATGGAGAAAAAAGACCATATTTGTTTGGCCTTTTCACTAGTGTGAAAAACATGTTCAATTATTTCTGCGTGAGGTTGTCTGCAATATGAGCATTCTGAAATAATTGTAAGCCCAAACCTGAGTATAATATCATCAAGTGAGATCTTCTTCATCCAAATCCTCCAAAGTGAGAAAGATATCTTTAAAGGGATATGCTTGATCCAAGTTTATTTCCAGATTTGTTGTTGCTCCCTTTTTTGTCTGAGTAATTCAAAGGCCGAGGAAACTGAAAATAAACCATTAGTAGAAGATTTCCAGATAACTTTATCCTTCTCCTGATTATTCTCAATCTTTATATGCTTGATATGTTATAAAATAGTAACTGGAACTAGTTGACTAATGGGATCAAGGTTCCAATTTTCATTGACAATGCAATCCTCTACCAGAAGGGTACCGGGATTATGAATTTGCAGTAAGGAGGCTAGGTAGCCTATCCTACTCCAATTATCCCACCAAAAAGATAAATCTCCTACATGTATTCTCCACAAAATGTGAGAGTCAACTTTATCCTTAATATCCATAAGTTCTTTCCAACTGCTAGAATCTCTAGGCTGCTTCTTTTTTGCCATAGGGTTACTCCTCTGACAGTATTTGCTTAGCATAAATTTAGACCAAAGGTTGTCTTGTGATCTCAGCCTCTACCACCTCTTGGCTGCAAAGGCCTTGGTAATATCCACTAAACTCCCAAAACTTGATCCTCCCTCACTACTGAGAAAACACAGTTTGTTCCAAGCACTccagtaaaatatttttttggtatcATTGTATCCCCAAAAGAAGTCCGCAAAATGCCTTTCTAATTATTTGAGGATGGTCTTTGGAGGGGAGATAGCAGCCATTATGTGTAGTGACTGTGACTGAAGAACATGTTTGATCAAAGTGGCCCTTCCTCCCACTGATAAAAGATTACCCTCCCATCCTTGGATTTTGTAGAGAATTTTAGTAGCCATGTCTGTGAAGAAACTGATCTTCTTTCTACCACAATAGATAGGGCACCCCAAATATTTTAGTGGAAAGTGTTGGTTTTTGAAACCAGTCACTCTCTGAATTCTATCTCTTCTAGATTGAGGAGTGTGCGTAGGAGTGAGAAAAAAACTCTTTTCTTTACTAATTTCTTGTCCCGAGGCTTGTTCATACTGTTGCAGCTTCTTCATTATCATCTTCATTGACCTCTTATTCCCAGAGGAGAAGATGACTAAGTCATCTGCATAACATAGATGGTTAATTTGAGGGCCATTTTTGTTCATTGAGAATCCCACATATCCTTCCTTATTGTATAGACTATTAAGGGATCTCGAGAGAACCTCGGCAGCTATGATGAATAGAGAAAGGGATAGTGGATCACCTTATCTCAAACCTCTGGTGGAGTGAAAGAAACCTTGTCTAGTACCATTAATTAGTATAGAGTACCAGACATCAGCCACTAGCCTATAAATGATATCAATGAAATCATATGAGAAACCCATTTTTCTCATTGTAGCAAAGGGAAACTTTCAAGAAATCTTGTCATATTCTTTATCCATATCCAATTTGATAACCATATTTCCTCCAATATTTTTTTTACCAATGTCCTTAACAATCTCCTGAGTTAAGAGGATATTCTCAGTTATGAGCCTTCCTTTCATGAAACCTGTTTGGTTTTCTGAAATGATCTTAGGCAACATTAAGGTGATTCTATTTGTGACAATCTTAGACACTATATTGTTGGAGAAATTACTGAGACTGATTAGTCTGAGctgggaaaagaaactaggggACTCCACTTTTGGAATAAGTACTAAGCATGTGCTAGTGTAGAATCTAGACATCCTTTGGCCTTCAAAAAATGCTTGAACCATATT contains:
- the LOC142177565 gene encoding uncharacterized protein LOC142177565 — encoded protein: MTERNDNGAVTRLNPGLIGIYPGHANVNADVGVCRGYIPHLSNGKVNSTEMTQVQEPQFKLFGNLTQSQRKPSNRGQVSAPVPIRWGLQHGEGSKPGWFPIRQSILFGHANPQKYLNLKGRTISDIKSMDSETIPGNAEHITKGMESSNPYSSETIPALQLLGRVDQTTPLTPAFNVGTNKHQEKSFSDHPRIYMDGNQSIHNGGYTAGYSSQQPFPYLNDQVSHAPVQLGGRNLQQSVSSSGLWRTTQESGPGNNVSRGVVGTSSSMVHSLQSENASRSLDSITVLPISIIPKNNPPCLLNQNPAEIALADNEKYLRTAEDQNIRNKCSSPQKS